From Vidua macroura isolate BioBank_ID:100142 chromosome 5, ASM2450914v1, whole genome shotgun sequence, the proteins below share one genomic window:
- the SREBF2 gene encoding sterol regulatory element-binding protein 2, producing MEGGELAAESMDTLTELGDELTLGDIDEMLQFVSNQAGDFPDLFSDPLCSTFQGSSGSSSRTLEPQLQRPYSQVQLQTFPAPPASPQLQSLPVKAAQTTPPAPPRSAPVLQPRPSVQPQLQQQAVMITPTFSSAPQTRIIQQPVIYQNAATSFQVLQPQVQSLVTSSQVQPVTIQQTVQAQRVLTQAANGTIQTLTPATVQTVAAPQVQQVPVLVQPQIIKTDSLVLTTLKTDGNPVMAAVQNPALTALTAPIQTTALQTLVGSNGTILTTMPVMVGQEKVPIKQVPGGVKQPEPPKEGERRTTHNIIEKRYRSSINDKIIELKDLVMGTDAKMHKSGVLRKAIDYIKYLQQANHKLRQENMVLKLANQKNKLLKGIDLSSLVDNDVDLKIDDFNQNVLLMSPPASDSGSQAGFSPYSIDSEPGSPLLDDAKVKDEPDSPPVALGMVDRSRILLCALTFLCLSFNPLTSLLDARGSPESDSLVRHGSGRNVLTIESDAAGWFGWVMPTLILWLVNGVIVLSVFIKLLVHGEPVTRLHSRSSVTFWRHRKQADLDLARGDFAAAASNLQTCLSVLGRALPASRLDLACSLSWNVIRYSLQKLALVRWLLKRTSHQWRAREATAGFEDEAKTSARDAALAYHKLHQLHITGKLPSSSAYSGLHMALCAVNLAECAEEKIPPSTMAEIHLTAAVGLKTRCGGKLGFLASYFLSQAQSLCSSERSAIPDSLRWLCHPLGQKFFVERSWMVKSAAKESLYCTQRNPADPIAQVHQAFCENLLERAVDSLVKPQTRKEVAGQEEEESCEFSGAMEYLKLLNSFLDSMGSGAPPFASNSVLKSALGPDVVCRWWSAAVAMAIAWLRGDDAAVRSHFAEVERMPKSLEMSENALVKATFYMCKAMQASLSGKADGQQSSLGHCERASSHLWNSLNMSSGMSSTVLNNMIQLLACDLLLSLRTSLWQKQANASQALGETYHASAPELTGFQRDLGSLRKLAHSFRPAYRKVFLHEATVRLMAGASPTRTHQLLEHSLRRRTPQSSKQGELDTLPGQRERATAILLACRHLPLSFLSSPGQRAVLLAEAARTLEKVGDKRSCNDCQQMIVKLSGGTAIAAS from the exons ATGGAGGGCGGCGAGCTGGCCGCCGAGAGCATGGACACCCTGACTGAGCTGGGCGACGAGCTCACCCTGGGCGACATCGACG AGATGCTGCAGTTTGTCAGTAACCAGGCAGGAGACTTTCCAGACCTGTTTTCGGATCCCTTGTGCAGCACCTTCCAGGGCAgtagtggcagcagcagcaggaccctgGAGCCGCAGTTGCAGCGGCCCTACAGCCAGGTGCAGCTCCAAACCTTCCCGGCACCCCCTGCATCcccccagctccagagcctgcCGGTGAAAGCAGCGCAGACGACGCCTCCAGCCCCTCCACGCTCAGCCCCTGTCCTGCAGCCGCGGCCCTCGGTGcagcctcagctccagcagcaggccGTCATGATCACGCCAACgttcagctctgctccccagacCAGGATTATCCAGCAGCCAGTCATCTACCAGAATGCAGCCACAAGCTTCCAAG TTCTCCAGCCTCAGGTCCAGAGCCTGGTGACATCCTCCCAGGTTCAGCCGGTGACGATCCAGCAGACAGTGCAGGCCCAGCGAGTGCTGACGCAGGCTGCCAACGGCACCATCCAGACCTTAACGCCAGCCACGGTCCAGACTGTTGCTGCACCACAGGTTCAGCAAGTTCCA GTTCTCGTCCAACCTCAGATCATAAAAACGGATTCTCTGGTCTTGACAACCCTGAAAACAGATGGCAATCCTGTTATGGCTGCAGTACAGAacccagcactgacagcactCACTGCTCCCATTCAgaccacagctctgcag ACCCTTGTTGGGAGCAATGGGACCATTTTGACCACAATGCCGGTGATGGTGGGACAAGAAAAGGTGCCTATCAAACAAGTTCCTGGGGGTGTCAAGCAACCTGAACCACCTAaagaaggagagaggagaaCAACTCATAACATCATTGAAAAGCGCTACCGGTCATCCATAAATGACAAAATCATTGAGCTGAAGGACCTCGTCATGGGGACAGATGCCAAG ATGCACAAGTCTGGAGTCCTGAGAAAAGCCATTGACTACATTAAATACCTGCAGCAAGCTAACCATAAGCTGAGGCAGGAGAACATGGTTCTGAAGCTGGCTAACCAAAAAAACA agctgttgaAGGGCATTGACTTGAGCAGTCTGGTTGACAACGATGTAGACCTGAAGATTGATGACTTCAACCAGAATGTGCTGCTGATGTCTCCTCCAGCCTCTGATTCAGGATCTCAGGCTGGCTTCTCTCCCTATTCCATTGATTCAGAGCCAGGAAGCCCGCTCCTTGATGATGCAAAG GTTAAAGATGAGCCTGACTCCCCTCCTGTGGCACTTGGTATGGTGGATCGCTCTCGAATACTCCTGTGTGCTCTCACATTCCTTTGCCTTTCCTTCAATCCACTGACATCCCTCCTGGACGCCCGAGGAAGCCCTGAGTCCGACAGCCTGGTGCGCCATGGCTCCGGCAGGAACGTGCTGACCATTGAGTCAG ATGCAGctggttggtttggttgggtGATGCCCACCCTAATCCTGTGGCTTGTGAATGGAGTGATTGTACTGAGTGTGTTTATAAAGCTCCTTGTGCACGGAGAGCCGGTGACCCGGCTGCACTCAAGGTCCTCAGTCACCTTCTGGAGGCACCGCAAGCAAGCAGACCTGGATTTGGCACGG GGtgattttgctgcagctgcGTCAAACCTGCAGACTTGCCTGTCAGTGCTCGGACGAGCACTGCCAGCTTCCCGCCTGGACTTGGcctgcagcctgtcctggaATGTGATCCGCTATAGCCTGCAGAAGCTGGCACTGGTGCGGTGGTTGCTGAAGAGGACTTCTCATCAGTGGCGGGCAAGGGAGGCCACTGCAGGATTCGAGGATGAGGCCAAGACCAGCGCTCGGGATGCAGCCCTAGCGTATCACAAGCTCCATCAGCTCCACATAACAG GTAAACTTCCCTCCAGCTCAGCTTACTCGGGCTTGCACATGGCATTGTGTGCTGTGAATCTGGCTGAGtgtgcagaagaaaaaatcccacccagcACAATGGCAGAAATTCACCTGACGGCTGCAGTTGGCTTGAAAACCCGCTGTGGAGGCAAGCTTGGTTTCCTGGCG AGCTACTTTCTCAGCCAGGCTCAAAGCCTGTGCAGCTCGGAGCGAAGTGCCATTCCTGACTCGTTGCGTTGGCTGTGCCACCCCCTGGGACAGAAGTTTTTTGTGGAACGAAGCTGGATGGTGAAGTCTGCTGCGAAGGAGAGCCTGTACTGCACACAAAGGAATCCCG CGGATCCCATTGCACAAGTCCATCAGGCGTTCTGTGAGAACCTGCTGGAGCGAGCAGTGGATTCACTTGTGAAGCCTCAGACGAGGAAAGAGGTAGCGGGACAAGAGGAGGAGGAGTCGTG TGAATTCTCAGGTGCAATGGAGTACCTGAAATTGCTCAACTCATTCTTGGACTCAATGGGAAGTGGAGCCCCACCCTTTGCCAGCAATTCTGTACTCAAGTCTGCCCTGG GTCCTGACGTGGTGTGCCGGTGGTGGTCAGCAGCCGTGGCTATGGCAATCGCTTGGCTCAGAGGGGATGATGCAGCTGTGAGGTCACATTTTGCAGAAGTGGAGCGCATGCCAAAGTCCCTGGAGATGTCAGA GAATGCCCTGGTGAAAGCTACCTTCTACATGTGTAAAGCTATGCAGGCCTCTCTGTCTGGGAAGGCAGATGGacagcagagctccctgggTCACTGTGAGAGGGCCAGCAGCCACTTGTGGAACAGCCTCAACATGAGCAGTGGCATGTCCAGCACTGTCCTCAACAAT ATGATCCAGCTGCTTGCCTGTGACTTGCTGCTCTCCCTCCGCACCAGCCTGTGGCAGAAGCAGGCGAACGCCAGCCAGGCGCTGGGTGAGACCTACCACGCGTCGGCCCCCGAACTGACGGGCTTCCAGCGCGACCTCGGGAGCCTGCGCAAGCTGGCCCACAGCTTCAGACCCGCCTACCGCAAG GTTTTCCTCCATGAGGCCACTGTGCGCCTGATGGCAGGTGCCAGCCCTACCCGCACCcaccagctgctggagcacagcttGAGGAGGCGCACGCCCCAGAGCAGCAAACAAG GTGAACTGGACACGTTGCCGGGCCAAAGGGAGCGAGCCACGGCCATCCTGTTGGCCTGTCGCCATCTCCCCCTCTCCTTCCTGTCCTCACCGGGCCAGcgagcagtgctgctggccgAGGCTGCCCGCACCCTGGAGAAAGTGGGGGACAAGCGCTCCTGCAACGACTGCCAGCAGATGATTGTCAAGCTCAGTGGGGGCACGGCCATCGCTGCCTCCTAA
- the CCDC134 gene encoding coiled-coil domain-containing protein 134, with protein sequence MDFLIICPFLLALLLCQGSFTDLEKQRVDSGLEIYKKLFEVKRKDQMNALKNLIELNDVNQQYKIIDIMLKGLFKVLEDSRAVLIAADVPPDGPFPQDEKIKDAYSHVVENTAFFGDVVLRFPKIVHHYFDRNSNWNSLIRWGIGFCNLTGVFEQGPHSQVLRLMAQELGISEKSPDYRNPFKTDQSEFFPSADTFQKALRDEEKRRRKEEKRKEIRKGPRISRSQSEL encoded by the exons ATGGATTTTCTCATCATCTGCCCCTTTCTACTGGccttgctgctgtgccagggcagcttCACAGACCTGGAGAAACAGAGAGTAGACTCTGGCTTGGAAATCT ATAAGAAGCTGTTTGAGGTGAAGCGCAAGGACCAGATGAATGCTCTGAAGAACTTGATTGAGCTCAATGACGTCAACCAGCAGTACAAAATCATTGACATCATGCTCAAGGGACTCTTCAAA GTGCTGGAGGACTCCCGTGCTGTCCTTATCGCTGCTGATGTGCCTCCTGATGGGCCCTTCCCTCAGGATGAGAAGATAAAGGATG CATACTCCCATGTGGTGGAGAACACTGCCTTCTTCGGGGATGTCGTCCTGCGCTTCCCCAAGATTGTGCACCACTACTTCGACCGCAACTCCAACTGGAACAGCCTCATCCGCTGGGGCATCGGCTTCTGCAACCTGACGGGTGTGTTCGAGCAGGGACCCCACTCCCAGGTCCTGCGGCTG ATGGCTCAGGAGCTAGGAATCAGTGAGAAATCGCCCGATTACCGCAATCCCTTTAAAACGGACCAGTCAGAG TTTTTCCCCAGTGCTGACACCTTTCAGAAGGCGCTGCGGGatgaggagaagaggaggaggaaggaagagaagcgGAAGGAGATCCGCAAGGGCCCACGCATCTCCCGCTCACAGTCGGAGCTGTAG